CTCCACCACCTCGGCGCCCCACCGCTCCACCGCCTCGCGGCATCCCTCGATGGTGTTCTCGGGGGCCAGCCCGGCCGCTCCCCGGTGTCCCACGAGCAGGGGCGCCACGCGCAGCCGCGGGTGGCGTCGGATGGGCGGGTGCGCGAAACGGCGGTAGCCGGCGGCGGCGGCGGCCGCGCCGGCGAGAAAGCCGAATCTTCGAAATACTCCCATTGGGCGCGGCTCACGGTGGGCGGGGTGGAGCGTTCAACGATAGTCGGGGCTGCGACCCGCAGCCAGACGCTTGACACGCCCGGGGCTCTGCGAGATCGTCAAGGATGGCTATCTCCAGCTGTTTCGCGTTGGCCGCGCACGCGCTCGCGATCCTCGTCCGCGAGGGACCGAGCGGCACGACCAGCGACGCCATCGCCCAGAGCGCGAACACGCACCCCGCGCGCGTGCGCCGGGTCCTGTCGCCCCTCAGCCGCCAGGGCATCGTGCGTGGCAAGGAGGGGAGCGGAGGCGGCTACGTGCTGGCCCGCGACCCCGAATCGATCACGCTGGACGAGATCTTCCACGCCGTCGAATCGGGCCCGGTGTTCCCGCTCCACCCGCGATCGCCCAGCGACGACTGTCCGGTCGGCGCTACGATCATCCCGGTGCTCGAAGATCTGCAAGACGACGTCGAAAGCGCCGTACGGGGGGTTCTGGGCGAGCGAAACCTGGCCTGGTTCGTCGAGCGCGTGGCCAGCGCGGACGCCGTCGCGTCCTGACGCCGTAGGCGCTGGACAACCTCCACGGCCTGCCCGGTCGGCGGCCCGCCGATCGGCTCCGAAACCACACCGGGCCCGACGGTATTGGCAAGTGGTTCCGGTGACCCCGTCCTGGAGGCAATCGATGTTTCGCCGGCGTTCTAGCGGTCCAGGCATCGCCGTCTGCGTGGCCACGATACTCGCCGCTCTACCCGTGCCCGCTCGAGCGCAGTCGGTGCTCGAGCGCACGCCGAACCTGACCGGCGGCTGGACGGGTCCCGCGGAGGTCGCGCACTTCAACTTCCTGCACCGATTCACGGTGCTCGACGGGCCCGCCGAAAAGGTGCGCAGCTCGCCGACGTTTCTCGCGGCCTACGCTCCGGTTCGCGGTCTGATCCTCGGCACGCGCTACGCGACCAACTCTACGCTCGACCCCGAACTGCCGAACGAATGGGAGCCGTTCGCTCGCTGGGCGCCGTTGCGGACGGCCGATGGCGACCCCATGCAGGCCGCGCTGCAGCTCGCCTGGAACAGTTCCGCCTCCAGCGTTGACGGCGCCGTGGAGATGGCGCGCGCCGTGGGACCGCTGCGCGTGATAGGCGCCGCGCGCGCTTTCCAGGACGCGTTCGGCAGCGACGAGGGCGCGGTGGCGGTGGGCGGAGGCGCGGTGCTGGCGCTGGGACCCATCGCGCTGGCCGGCGACGTGATGCACACCCTGGACAACCCCGTGGACGCCGACGAAGTGGCCTGGGGCGCGGGCCTCCAGCTGCCTCTGCCCTACACCCCGCACACCGTCTCCCTGCAGGCTACCAACGCCAACACGGCCACGCTGCAGGGGGCCAGCCTGGGCACGGGCGAGACGCGCTACGGCTTCGAGTTCACGATCCCGCTCACGTTGCGACGCTACTTCGGGACGCGCGCGGCCGCCGCTCCCCCGCCGCCCGCGGGCGCGCTGGCCGCCACCGACACGGTGGAGGTCCGCATCGGCGGCGTGCGCTTCCAGACCGAGCGGCTGGAGGTGCGCCCCGGCACGCTGGTCAGGTGGGTGAACGATGACCCCGTCGCGCACACGGTCACGTTCGACGACCAGCCCTGGGACTCCGGCCTGGTTCAGCGCGGTCAGCAGTGGGAGTTCGTCTTCACCGAACCGGGCGAGTACGCCTACCACTGCGTTCCGCACCCGTTCATGCAGGCGGTCGTAATCGTCCGTCAGGAGGAAGGTCCATGA
The sequence above is drawn from the Gemmatimonadota bacterium genome and encodes:
- a CDS encoding cupredoxin family copper-binding protein, translated to MATILAALPVPARAQSVLERTPNLTGGWTGPAEVAHFNFLHRFTVLDGPAEKVRSSPTFLAAYAPVRGLILGTRYATNSTLDPELPNEWEPFARWAPLRTADGDPMQAALQLAWNSSASSVDGAVEMARAVGPLRVIGAARAFQDAFGSDEGAVAVGGGAVLALGPIALAGDVMHTLDNPVDADEVAWGAGLQLPLPYTPHTVSLQATNANTATLQGASLGTGETRYGFEFTIPLTLRRYFGTRAAAAPPPPAGALAATDTVEVRIGGVRFQTERLEVRPGTLVRWVNDDPVAHTVTFDDQPWDSGLVQRGQQWEFVFTEPGEYAYHCVPHPFMQAVVIVRQEEGP
- a CDS encoding Rrf2 family transcriptional regulator, with the translated sequence MAISSCFALAAHALAILVREGPSGTTSDAIAQSANTHPARVRRVLSPLSRQGIVRGKEGSGGGYVLARDPESITLDEIFHAVESGPVFPLHPRSPSDDCPVGATIIPVLEDLQDDVESAVRGVLGERNLAWFVERVASADAVAS